In Natranaerovirga hydrolytica, a single window of DNA contains:
- a CDS encoding YihY/virulence factor BrkB family protein, whose product MIKKTYLFIRQIQKKSSDDNISALSAQLTYFLLLSFFPFVMFLLTLLSYTPITQKEVLAAIGEVFPLEIQGVMNALLREIANNQSNALLSITVVITIWSASKGVLAIVRGLNVAYDIAETRSFLFLRLTSFIYTIIFALIIILTFILLIFGNSILTLILNLFPYTLSFINVMQTVRYLVSILLLFVFFIIIYNAIPNRKISLSEVIPGALFASLGWIIVSISFSYYIDNFGNFSYMYGSLAGIIILLLWLYICSNIIMIGGEINALLAQKKNIKNSS is encoded by the coding sequence ATGATAAAAAAAACATACTTATTTATTAGGCAAATACAAAAAAAATCTTCCGATGATAATATTAGTGCTTTATCTGCACAATTAACTTATTTTTTATTATTGTCTTTTTTTCCCTTTGTTATGTTTTTATTAACATTATTAAGTTATACACCCATCACTCAAAAAGAAGTCCTTGCTGCAATTGGTGAAGTTTTTCCATTAGAAATTCAAGGTGTTATGAATGCTTTACTACGAGAAATTGCTAACAACCAAAGCAATGCTTTGCTTTCTATTACTGTGGTGATTACAATTTGGTCAGCATCAAAAGGTGTTTTAGCCATTGTTCGGGGACTAAATGTAGCCTATGATATTGCTGAGACAAGGTCTTTTTTATTTTTAAGATTAACTTCTTTTATTTATACCATAATTTTTGCTTTAATTATCATTTTAACCTTTATCCTTTTAATTTTTGGTAATAGTATTTTAACTTTAATATTGAATTTATTTCCTTATACTTTGAGTTTTATTAACGTTATGCAGACCGTTCGATATCTAGTGTCTATATTATTATTATTTGTTTTTTTCATTATTATTTATAATGCTATTCCCAACCGAAAAATATCTTTGTCAGAAGTTATTCCAGGCGCTTTATTTGCTTCTTTAGGTTGGATTATTGTATCCATTTCTTTTTCTTATTACATTGATAATTTTGGCAATTTTTCATATATGTATGGCAGCTTAGCTGGTATTATTATTCTTCTATTATGGTTATATATTTGTTCTAATATCATCATGATTGGTGGAGAAATCAATGCTTTACTGGCGCAAAAAAAGAACATAAAAAACAGCTCATAA
- a CDS encoding pectate lyase family protein, producing the protein MKKLKAMSILMTIMMVTSMLLGDLTLVSANQLLFDDNFESGHANDWSVQSGYNDWEVVWDNGYVYYSSSNNEGRTYTGNQSWTNYTVEADVKVEDFNGSNRGLVCGRYQDGNNYYAASLRGNNKLEILRKSGGSTSTIASKDYDLSTGQWYNVKLTLEDNVIQMYVNGNLELEVEDNAISSGGIGLIGRNASVKYDNVLAYVGEGSEDPGDPEDPEDPEDPEDPEDPEDPEDPEDPEDPEPSIPIEGEFMTDTNFDDMDSYLLVNKANGKVLDVTNGDIEEEISLIVWENNGTTHQLWRMEDIGSGYFHIANRYTDKLVQPINRSKDEGADVIQIRNRSSQAHAWAFDYLGNGEFRIINRNSDLILEMDGTSQENGVNVVQGSFDGSDNQLWYIMVADVESVDPNFNMQGFATVGQGTTGGAGGEVVTVNTAEDLIDYISREEAYTIYVSGTIDMPNNPNSHRPSDRMFNVASNKTIIGINDAHIRYGGFNISRVENIIVRNIEFSDARDDCINIEEGSSHIWVDHNTFSDSYDGLLDIKREADFITVSWNVFKDHDKNSLVGHDNSHTLDRGFLHVTYHHNLFENVEQRNPRVRYGKVHAYNNYYTNIGGYVFGVGVESQIISEYNHIEDANRAMRFYDSSSQPGYLKDTGSIFSKLGHVLEFEESGIDWSPSDYYIYSTDPVLNVRELVTNYAGVGIIDPMDDSYFPEIPDIIEEEEEEEEEEEDEDIVEDEEDEDGEPSNSGQVLYSEDFIGATSSNLFTTAYKTLPNDSTKPMYIRTGGTVEASNGLLTLNSGRMTIGALSDNSTSSNYTPGGVMDLSEPFKVTMNITNVSGNSGQNFYIYVDNNTTSMGNSIHGGASRAYMESIGNLNTGILEVELDVGTNESFVQIRTESNASVTIDDITIEYLDGSGPSDPEDPEDPEDPEDPEDPEDPEDPVDPIEPPDPIEPPEDIADLFTLVGYASMNGGTTGGFETIDGKEPIIRYASNGEELEDLLKYKSDARKYEERGTINSETGEPWVDYPMIIYINDSITAQNSPSSKFNVKDLSNLSIVGVGTQGDIEGIGFTVSRADNIVFRNLAIHHVRQGEGTAIEVTENSHNIWIDHCEFYSETDVDKNYYDGLVDIKRGSEYITVSWNKFYNHHKGLLLGHNDNAGLAPDKVTYHNNYFENIGTRLPLIRFADVHLFNNYYKDIFGSGINCRMGARVRIENNYFDNVGSGTTDSHAGYIQGPIGWYYGSSETGYWDVVGNVFENCPVDHYESTIQFNVPYNYDHVLLTAEEAKNLVEQYAGIGIVQ; encoded by the coding sequence ATGAAAAAGTTAAAAGCAATGAGTATTTTAATGACAATTATGATGGTGACATCTATGTTATTGGGGGATTTGACTTTAGTATCAGCTAATCAATTACTTTTTGATGATAACTTTGAAAGTGGCCATGCCAATGATTGGTCTGTACAATCCGGCTATAATGACTGGGAAGTTGTCTGGGACAATGGTTATGTCTATTATTCTTCTTCTAATAACGAAGGAAGAACTTATACAGGTAATCAATCTTGGACAAATTATACAGTTGAAGCAGATGTCAAAGTTGAAGACTTTAATGGTTCTAATAGAGGACTAGTATGTGGTAGGTATCAAGATGGTAACAATTACTATGCCGCTTCTCTAAGAGGAAATAACAAACTAGAAATATTAAGAAAGTCAGGAGGCAGTACCAGTACTATTGCGTCTAAAGATTATGATTTGTCTACTGGACAATGGTACAATGTAAAACTAACGTTAGAAGATAATGTTATTCAAATGTATGTCAATGGCAATCTTGAACTGGAAGTAGAAGATAATGCTATAAGTTCAGGAGGCATTGGGTTGATTGGAAGAAACGCAAGTGTCAAATACGATAATGTATTGGCTTATGTAGGAGAAGGCTCAGAAGATCCAGGAGATCCAGAAGACCCAGAAGACCCAGAAGACCCAGAAGACCCAGAAGACCCAGAAGACCCAGAAGACCCAGAAGACCCAGAAGACCCAGAGCCATCTATCCCTATTGAAGGTGAATTTATGACAGACACAAATTTCGATGATATGGATAGTTACCTTTTAGTCAATAAGGCAAATGGAAAAGTTTTAGATGTAACCAATGGAGATATAGAGGAAGAAATTAGCCTTATTGTATGGGAGAATAATGGGACAACTCATCAATTGTGGCGAATGGAAGATATTGGTTCTGGTTATTTCCACATAGCGAATAGATATACAGATAAGTTGGTCCAACCGATTAATCGTTCCAAAGATGAAGGCGCAGATGTCATACAGATTAGAAATAGAAGCAGCCAAGCTCATGCGTGGGCATTCGATTATTTAGGCAATGGAGAATTTAGAATTATAAATAGAAATAGTGATCTTATATTAGAGATGGATGGTACGTCACAAGAAAATGGCGTTAATGTTGTACAAGGAAGTTTTGATGGGTCAGATAATCAACTATGGTATATAATGGTTGCAGATGTAGAGTCGGTAGATCCTAATTTTAATATGCAAGGATTTGCTACAGTAGGACAAGGTACTACTGGAGGAGCAGGTGGAGAAGTTGTTACAGTTAACACAGCAGAAGATTTAATTGACTATATAAGCAGAGAAGAAGCTTATACCATTTATGTATCTGGAACAATAGATATGCCAAATAATCCAAATAGTCATAGACCTTCAGATAGAATGTTTAATGTCGCATCAAATAAAACTATAATTGGTATCAATGATGCCCATATTCGATATGGTGGATTTAATATTAGTCGAGTAGAGAACATTATAGTAAGAAATATTGAATTCTCAGATGCAAGAGATGATTGCATTAATATAGAAGAAGGGTCAAGTCATATTTGGGTAGATCATAATACTTTTTCAGATTCTTATGATGGGTTATTAGATATTAAAAGAGAAGCTGATTTCATTACTGTTTCTTGGAATGTATTTAAAGACCATGATAAAAATTCTTTAGTAGGGCATGATAATAGCCATACTTTAGATAGAGGTTTTTTACATGTCACTTACCATCACAATTTATTTGAAAATGTAGAGCAAAGAAATCCAAGAGTTCGTTATGGTAAAGTTCATGCTTATAACAATTATTACACCAATATAGGTGGGTATGTATTTGGTGTAGGTGTCGAATCACAAATTATATCAGAATACAATCATATAGAAGATGCCAACAGAGCAATGAGATTTTATGATAGTTCTTCTCAACCAGGCTATTTAAAAGATACCGGTAGCATATTTAGTAAATTAGGACATGTGTTAGAGTTTGAAGAAAGTGGTATTGATTGGAGTCCAAGTGATTATTATATTTATTCTACAGACCCTGTATTAAATGTAAGAGAACTTGTTACAAATTATGCAGGCGTTGGCATAATTGATCCAATGGATGACAGTTATTTTCCAGAGATACCAGATATAATTGAGGAAGAAGAAGAAGAAGAAGAGGAAGAGGAAGACGAAGATATAGTGGAAGATGAGGAAGACGAAGATGGTGAGCCATCAAATTCAGGACAAGTTCTTTATTCAGAGGATTTTATAGGCGCTACTTCTTCTAATCTATTTACTACAGCATATAAAACCTTGCCTAATGATTCAACAAAACCAATGTATATAAGAACTGGCGGAACAGTAGAAGCCAGTAATGGATTACTAACATTAAACTCAGGTCGAATGACCATAGGTGCATTATCAGATAATAGCACTTCATCTAATTATACACCAGGCGGTGTCATGGATTTAAGTGAACCATTTAAAGTGACCATGAATATTACAAATGTTAGTGGTAATTCAGGACAAAATTTTTATATCTATGTTGATAACAATACGACCAGTATGGGGAATTCCATACATGGTGGCGCTTCAAGAGCTTATATGGAATCAATAGGTAATCTGAATACTGGTATATTAGAAGTGGAATTGGACGTAGGAACCAATGAATCTTTTGTTCAAATACGTACTGAAAGTAATGCATCTGTAACAATAGATGATATTACAATAGAGTATTTAGATGGCTCCGGACCAAGTGATCCAGAAGATCCAGAGGACCCAGAGGACCCAGAAGATCCAGAGGACCCAGAGGATCCAGAAGATCCAGTTGATCCGATAGAACCTCCTGATCCAATAGAACCTCCAGAAGATATAGCAGACCTATTTACATTAGTGGGTTATGCATCTATGAATGGAGGAACAACAGGAGGATTTGAGACCATTGATGGAAAAGAGCCTATTATTAGATATGCTAGTAATGGCGAAGAATTAGAAGACTTATTAAAATACAAATCAGATGCAAGAAAATATGAGGAAAGAGGAACAATTAATAGTGAAACAGGTGAACCGTGGGTAGATTATCCAATGATCATATATATAAATGATTCTATTACAGCCCAAAACTCACCAAGTAGTAAATTCAATGTAAAGGATTTATCAAACCTTTCAATAGTAGGTGTAGGGACTCAAGGAGACATTGAGGGTATAGGCTTTACAGTTTCAAGAGCAGATAACATTGTATTTAGAAATCTAGCGATTCACCATGTAAGACAAGGAGAAGGTACAGCAATAGAAGTTACAGAAAACAGCCATAATATATGGATTGATCATTGTGAATTTTATAGTGAAACAGATGTGGATAAAAATTATTATGATGGTTTAGTAGATATAAAAAGGGGTTCTGAATATATAACAGTATCTTGGAATAAATTTTACAATCATCATAAAGGTCTGCTACTAGGTCATAATGACAATGCTGGATTAGCGCCAGATAAAGTAACTTATCATAACAATTATTTTGAAAATATTGGTACCAGATTACCTTTAATACGATTTGCAGATGTTCATTTATTTAATAATTATTATAAAGATATTTTTGGTTCAGGTATTAACTGTAGAATGGGAGCAAGAGTAAGAATTGAAAATAATTATTTTGATAATGTAGGTTCAGGGACTACAGATAGTCATGCAGGATATATTCAAGGTCCTATCGGTTGGTATTATGGTAGCTCAGAAACAGGGTACTGGGATGTAGTAGGCAATGTATTTGAAAATTGTCCAGTGGATCATTACGAATCAACCATTCAATTTAATGTGCCATATAATTATGACCATGTATTATTAACCGCTGAAGAAGCAAAAAATTTAGTTGAACAGTATGCCGGAATTGGAATTGTTCAATAG
- a CDS encoding right-handed parallel beta-helix repeat-containing protein — MKKGISFITTLALILTLLLGINTSYITTASSQIFNDNYSGATSSNLFTTSYKTLPNDVSKPMYIRTGGSISAGSNSVTLSGGRMTIGALSGSSTSSSSTPGGVFDLSQDYRIIINVANTSGNSSKNFQVYVDNNTTSQGNSIHGGASKVYEESIGNISSGNIVIEPNVGTSNSFIQVRTESDVNVTINEITIEYLDDSAPPTDPPPVDPPTDPMDIIYVEPNAPSNGEGTLNNPMAFVEALNHVAPGGVIYMRGGSYHYDHQVTIEYGNNGQEGAMKSIIAYNNEKPILDFSSQPYNSSTPSVNPRGLQLDGNYWHIVDVEFYGSADNGLFISGNNNIIERCIANANRDTGIQLGRRNSSLDHINDWPSHNLILNTTAFNNADPDNYGDADGFAAKLTIGEGNVFDGCIAYNNVDDGWDLFTKTDTGPIGSVIIRNSVAFNNGETTDGRFSGNSSGNGFKLGGSNMAVDHLVENSVAFNNKAHGFTDNSNPGQITLINCTSFNNSTDKPRSKSNFDLARHSSSNNIFINLLSYAEEDDTIASDKFRGTGISNVFFNSHRYYRIDEEMYIDSNSGVTRGTEIPKPDPSEFKSLTPPISDLYNIHETLRNSDGTINMGDFLELSNDSQFKGIGVDGQDLGATFN, encoded by the coding sequence ATGAAAAAAGGCATTAGTTTTATAACAACGCTAGCTTTAATACTGACATTATTATTGGGGATAAACACTTCTTATATAACAACAGCATCTAGTCAAATATTTAATGACAATTACTCCGGAGCAACCAGTTCCAATTTATTTACAACGTCTTATAAAACATTACCAAATGATGTATCAAAACCAATGTATATTAGAACAGGAGGAAGCATATCCGCTGGTTCTAATAGTGTAACACTAAGTGGTGGAAGAATGACTATCGGAGCATTATCCGGTTCATCGACATCATCTAGTTCTACACCAGGTGGGGTTTTTGATTTAAGTCAAGATTATAGAATTATAATAAATGTTGCCAATACAAGTGGCAATTCAAGCAAAAATTTTCAAGTATATGTAGACAACAACACAACATCACAAGGCAATTCCATTCATGGAGGCGCTTCAAAAGTATATGAAGAAAGTATTGGTAATATTAGCTCAGGTAACATCGTAATCGAACCAAATGTTGGCACAAGCAATTCTTTTATACAAGTAAGAACTGAAAGTGATGTTAATGTCACAATTAATGAAATAACAATTGAGTATTTAGATGATTCTGCACCACCGACTGATCCGCCACCAGTAGATCCACCAACCGATCCAATGGATATAATTTATGTTGAACCAAACGCGCCAAGTAATGGAGAAGGTACCTTAAATAACCCAATGGCTTTTGTAGAGGCATTAAATCATGTTGCTCCTGGAGGCGTAATATATATGAGAGGTGGAAGTTATCATTATGACCATCAGGTAACAATTGAGTATGGTAATAATGGACAAGAAGGGGCAATGAAATCAATTATTGCCTATAATAATGAGAAGCCTATATTAGACTTTTCATCACAACCTTATAATTCTAGCACCCCAAGTGTTAATCCAAGAGGGCTTCAGTTAGATGGTAACTATTGGCATATAGTTGATGTGGAGTTCTATGGATCAGCTGATAATGGTCTATTTATATCAGGTAACAATAATATTATTGAAAGATGTATTGCCAATGCTAATAGAGACACAGGCATACAACTAGGACGTAGAAATTCATCATTAGACCATATAAATGATTGGCCATCTCATAATCTAATATTAAATACGACTGCATTTAATAATGCTGACCCTGATAATTATGGAGATGCAGATGGGTTTGCAGCAAAATTGACAATAGGTGAAGGAAATGTTTTTGATGGTTGTATTGCTTATAATAACGTAGATGATGGATGGGATTTATTTACAAAAACAGATACAGGACCAATCGGTTCAGTTATTATAAGAAATAGTGTTGCATTTAATAATGGAGAAACAACAGATGGTAGATTTAGTGGAAACAGTAGCGGCAATGGATTTAAATTAGGTGGCTCTAATATGGCTGTAGATCATCTAGTAGAAAATAGTGTAGCATTTAATAATAAAGCACACGGTTTTACCGATAACAGCAATCCCGGTCAAATAACATTAATCAATTGTACAAGTTTTAACAATAGCACAGATAAACCAAGATCAAAGAGTAATTTTGATCTAGCGAGACACTCTAGCTCAAATAATATATTTATTAATTTGCTATCTTATGCAGAAGAAGATGACACAATCGCCAGTGACAAATTTAGAGGTACTGGAATTAGTAACGTTTTCTTTAATTCCCATAGATACTATAGAATTGATGAAGAAATGTATATAGATAGTAATAGTGGTGTAACGAGAGGAACAGAAATACCAAAACCAGATCCGAGTGAATTTAAAAGTCTTACACCTCCTATTTCAGATTTATATAATATTCATGAGACGTTAAGAAATAGTGACGGTACAATTAATATGGGAGATTTCTTAGAATTATCAAATGATAGTCAATTCAAAGGTATTGGTGTTGATGGACAAGATTTGGGTGCTACTTTTAACTAG
- a CDS encoding pectate lyase family protein, translating into MKKKRSLSILLTFVLVLSMMLANQMNLFASQLIFNDNYSGATSSNLFTTSYKTLPNDASKPMYIRTGGSISAGSNRVTLSGGRMTIGALSSSSTSSSSTPGGVFDLSQDYRIIINVANTSGNSSKNFQVYVDNNTTSQGNSIHGGASKVYEENIGNISSGNIVIEPNVGTSNSFIQVRTESDVNVTINEITIEYLDGSSPDPDPNPDPDPPTDPEDDLFALVGYATMNGGTTGGVGGNVIYVDNGADLYEALRQKRNDSTPLTVYINGTITQGNSSHSKIDVKDVSDVSIIGVGTQGELDGVGITISRANNIIIRNLSIHHVKDGEGTAIEVTNDSHNIWIDHNEFYSQTDVHKDYYDGLVDIKRNAEYITVSWNKFYDHHKGMLVGHTDNASLAPDKITYHHNYFGNIGTRVPLTRYADVHKFNNFYEDIFGSAINARMGARIRVENNYFDNVGSGEVDTHAGYIQGPIGWYYGSSQTGYWHVTGNTFVNCPVSSYTSTTTFNVPYNYSNVLHSAEQAKALVEQYAGVGIIN; encoded by the coding sequence ATGAAGAAAAAAAGAAGTTTAAGCATTCTTTTAACGTTTGTTTTAGTACTTTCGATGATGTTAGCAAATCAAATGAATTTGTTTGCCTCTCAATTGATATTTAATGACAATTACTCAGGAGCAACCAGTTCCAATTTATTTACAACGTCTTATAAAACATTACCAAATGATGCATCAAAACCAATGTATATTAGAACAGGAGGAAGCATATCCGCTGGTTCTAATCGTGTAACACTTAGTGGTGGAAGAATGACTATCGGAGCATTATCGAGTTCTTCGACATCATCTAGTTCTACACCAGGTGGGGTTTTTGATTTAAGTCAAGATTATAGAATTATAATAAATGTTGCCAATACAAGTGGTAATTCAAGTAAAAACTTTCAAGTGTATGTAGACAATAACACAACATCACAAGGCAATTCCATCCATGGAGGTGCTTCAAAAGTATATGAAGAAAATATTGGTAATATTAGCTCAGGCAACATCGTAATCGAACCAAATGTTGGTACAAGCAATTCGTTTATACAAGTAAGAACTGAAAGTGATGTTAATGTCACAATTAATGAAATAACAATTGAATATTTAGATGGTTCTAGTCCGGATCCAGATCCTAATCCAGACCCAGATCCACCAACTGATCCAGAAGATGACTTGTTTGCACTTGTGGGGTATGCAACAATGAACGGAGGAACAACAGGTGGAGTCGGTGGAAATGTTATATATGTTGATAATGGAGCAGATTTGTATGAAGCCCTTAGACAAAAAAGAAATGATAGTACCCCGTTAACGGTTTATATTAATGGAACCATTACTCAAGGCAATTCCTCACACAGTAAAATAGATGTCAAAGATGTTTCAGATGTATCTATTATTGGTGTAGGTACTCAAGGTGAATTAGACGGTGTCGGTATTACCATTTCAAGAGCCAATAATATCATCATAAGAAACTTATCCATTCATCATGTAAAAGACGGTGAAGGAACAGCTATAGAGGTTACAAACGATAGTCATAATATTTGGATTGACCATAATGAATTTTACAGTCAAACAGATGTACACAAAGACTATTATGATGGATTAGTGGATATTAAAAGAAATGCTGAATACATTACGGTATCTTGGAATAAATTTTACGATCACCACAAAGGTATGTTAGTTGGACATACAGATAACGCAAGCTTAGCACCAGATAAAATAACTTATCACCATAATTATTTTGGTAATATTGGTACAAGAGTTCCATTAACAAGGTATGCAGATGTTCATAAATTTAATAACTTTTATGAAGATATATTTGGTTCAGCAATCAATGCAAGAATGGGTGCAAGAATACGAGTTGAGAATAATTACTTTGATAATGTAGGTTCTGGTGAAGTAGATACACATGCAGGATACATTCAAGGTCCGATAGGTTGGTATTATGGTAGTTCTCAAACAGGGTACTGGCATGTTACAGGTAATACATTTGTAAACTGTCCAGTGAGTAGTTATACTTCAACAACAACATTTAATGTGCCTTATAATTATAGCAATGTATTACATTCAGCAGAACAAGCAAAAGCATTAGTAGAGCAATATGCTGGTGTGGGTATCATTAATTAA
- the pheS gene encoding phenylalanine--tRNA ligase subunit alpha translates to MKEKLQNIKDQALTSINESASLNELNDIRVNYLGKKGELTAVLRGMKDLSNEERPVVGQMANEVRETIEQELEVRKDKLSKVLRQKQLKEEKIDVTLPAKKMDMGHRHPMNIVLEDIKKIFIGMGYEIVEGPEVEKDYYNFEALNIPANHPAKDEQDTFYINDDFLLRTQTSPVQIREMEKQKPPIRILAPGRVFRSDEVDATHSPVFHQIEGLVVDKNITMADLKGALAVFAKELYGEKTRVKFRPHHFPFTEPSAEVDVSCVMCGGDGCRMCKGSGWIEILGCGMVHPKVLEMCGIDSKEYSGFAFGMGLERIALLRYEIEDMRLLYENDVRFLKQF, encoded by the coding sequence ATGAAAGAAAAATTACAGAATATTAAAGATCAGGCATTAACATCCATTAATGAAAGTGCTTCACTCAATGAATTAAATGACATACGTGTTAATTATCTAGGTAAAAAAGGAGAATTAACAGCAGTCTTAAGAGGCATGAAAGATTTATCTAATGAAGAAAGACCCGTAGTAGGTCAGATGGCTAATGAAGTAAGAGAAACAATAGAGCAAGAATTAGAGGTTAGAAAGGATAAACTTTCTAAAGTATTAAGACAAAAACAACTCAAAGAAGAAAAGATTGATGTCACGTTGCCTGCAAAAAAAATGGATATGGGACATCGCCATCCGATGAATATTGTATTAGAAGATATTAAAAAAATCTTTATTGGTATGGGATATGAAATTGTTGAAGGTCCTGAAGTAGAAAAAGATTACTATAACTTTGAAGCCTTGAACATACCAGCCAATCATCCAGCAAAAGATGAGCAAGATACATTTTATATTAATGACGATTTCTTATTAAGAACACAAACCTCACCTGTACAAATTAGAGAAATGGAAAAACAAAAGCCACCTATTCGTATTTTAGCACCAGGGAGAGTGTTTCGTTCAGACGAAGTAGATGCAACTCACTCACCGGTATTTCATCAAATAGAAGGTTTAGTAGTAGATAAAAATATTACTATGGCTGACTTAAAAGGCGCATTAGCAGTCTTTGCAAAAGAGTTGTATGGAGAAAAGACTCGCGTTAAATTTAGACCTCATCATTTTCCATTTACTGAACCAAGTGCAGAAGTAGATGTTTCTTGTGTGATGTGTGGTGGAGATGGGTGTCGTATGTGTAAAGGCTCTGGATGGATAGAGATACTCGGTTGTGGTATGGTTCATCCAAAAGTTTTAGAAATGTGCGGTATTGATTCGAAAGAATATAGCGGCTTTGCATTTGGTATGGGACTTGAGAGAATTGCATTGCTTAGATATGAAATAGAGGATATGAGATTGTTATATGAGAATGATGTGCGTTTCTTAAAACAATTTTAA